A section of the Halopiger aswanensis genome encodes:
- a CDS encoding globin-coupled sensor protein yields the protein MSQQGQATGGAGAPQRTSFDRASVDRVKEFVGFGPEDERRLEEQAHLFERVSDDLADEYYENVRSRRKLDEAFAASELSGAEFKRAHRQYLEAFGDGDYGPAFFERRAEFAPADLFVEPGLNEYVGSYMVYYERLLEEIADEVTAEYTPDAAAEEDAADGAANAETDTAAAVEAAVDETVERTLSTLRLAVLDQQFVIGSKVDDFMEQLASMTQRRKSVREDLEDTVEELEDYAERIGDGTETIDDVATEQSSSTAEIASEMSNLSATVEEIASNTEEVSATAERAEEIAGETTDTAERAIDKMEGVREAADEVTEDVEDLREGVQRIDEIVDVINDIADQTNLLALNASIEAATAGEAGDGFAVVADEVKNLAEESQEEAATIERMVNQIQEDTQETVESLEDANEEIDDGVDLVEDTVENLGEIETAVSEAASGVDEVATATDDQAASTEEIAGMADEVMANADQVAAEVESLAEVSEDVEQQVQVVTEMVDRLADVQQTEDV from the coding sequence ATGTCACAGCAAGGGCAGGCGACGGGCGGCGCCGGCGCTCCACAGCGCACGTCGTTCGACCGGGCGAGCGTCGATCGAGTCAAGGAGTTCGTCGGCTTCGGTCCCGAGGACGAGCGCCGCCTCGAGGAGCAGGCACACCTCTTCGAGCGGGTCAGCGACGACCTCGCGGACGAGTACTACGAGAACGTTCGGTCCCGCCGAAAGCTCGATGAGGCGTTCGCCGCGTCGGAGCTCAGCGGAGCGGAGTTCAAACGGGCGCACCGACAGTACCTCGAGGCGTTCGGCGACGGCGACTACGGCCCCGCCTTCTTCGAGCGCCGGGCCGAGTTCGCCCCTGCGGATCTGTTCGTCGAGCCCGGACTCAACGAGTACGTCGGCTCGTACATGGTGTACTACGAGCGGCTGCTCGAGGAGATCGCCGACGAGGTGACGGCGGAGTATACACCGGACGCGGCCGCCGAGGAGGATGCGGCGGATGGAGCGGCAAACGCAGAGACGGACACCGCAGCGGCTGTCGAGGCCGCCGTCGACGAAACCGTCGAGCGAACCCTCTCGACGCTCCGGCTGGCCGTGCTGGACCAGCAGTTCGTCATCGGCTCGAAGGTCGACGACTTCATGGAGCAACTCGCCTCGATGACCCAACGACGGAAGTCCGTCCGCGAGGACCTCGAGGACACCGTCGAGGAACTCGAGGACTACGCGGAGCGGATCGGTGACGGCACGGAGACGATCGACGACGTCGCGACCGAGCAGTCGTCGTCGACGGCCGAAATCGCCAGCGAGATGTCGAACCTCAGCGCGACCGTCGAGGAAATCGCCTCGAACACGGAGGAGGTCAGCGCGACCGCCGAGCGCGCCGAGGAGATCGCCGGCGAGACGACCGACACCGCCGAACGGGCGATCGACAAGATGGAGGGCGTCCGGGAGGCGGCCGACGAGGTTACCGAAGACGTCGAGGATCTCCGGGAGGGCGTCCAGCGCATCGACGAGATCGTCGACGTGATCAACGATATCGCCGACCAGACCAATCTGCTCGCGCTGAACGCCTCGATCGAGGCTGCGACCGCCGGCGAGGCCGGCGACGGGTTCGCCGTCGTCGCGGACGAGGTCAAGAATCTGGCCGAGGAATCCCAAGAGGAAGCGGCCACCATCGAGCGGATGGTCAACCAGATCCAGGAGGACACACAGGAGACCGTCGAAAGCCTCGAGGACGCCAACGAGGAGATCGACGACGGCGTCGACCTAGTCGAGGACACCGTCGAGAACCTCGGGGAGATCGAGACCGCCGTCAGCGAGGCGGCCTCGGGGGTCGACGAGGTCGCGACCGCGACGGACGACCAGGCCGCGAGCACCGAGGAAATCGCCGGCATGGCCGACGAGGTGATGGCGAACGCCGATCAGGTCGCGGCCGAGGTCGAGTCGCTGGCCGAAGTGAGCGAGGACGTCGAGCAGCAGGTGCAGGTCGTGACGGAAATGGTCGACCGGCTCGCGGACGTGCAGCAAACCGAAGACGTCTGA
- a CDS encoding tRNA-binding protein, whose protein sequence is MVDSPFDVEIRVGEVLEAESFEEANKPKMTKLWIDLGEHGEVQSAAQLDHHYEPEELEGRQVLCATNLGEVRIAGFKSEALTVGVPDDDEFPVLVEPEQDVPLGGLLF, encoded by the coding sequence ATGGTCGACAGTCCGTTCGACGTCGAAATCCGCGTCGGCGAGGTGCTCGAGGCGGAATCGTTCGAGGAGGCGAACAAGCCGAAGATGACCAAGCTGTGGATCGACCTCGGCGAGCACGGCGAGGTACAGTCCGCCGCGCAGTTGGACCACCACTACGAACCCGAGGAACTCGAGGGACGGCAGGTGCTGTGTGCGACGAACCTCGGCGAGGTTCGGATTGCCGGGTTCAAATCCGAGGCGCTGACGGTCGGCGTCCCGGACGACGACGAGTTCCCCGTCCTCGTCGAACCGGAACAGGACGTGCCGCTCGGCGGACTGCTGTTTTAA